The following is a genomic window from Kineosporiaceae bacterium.
CGTCGCCGGTGTGTCGGGCCTGCTGTTCGGCTCCTTCCTCAACGTGGTGATCGCACGGGTCCCGGCGGGGGAGTCGGTGGTCTCGCCGGCCAGCCGGTGTCCCCGCTGTGGTGGGGCGATCGGACCTCGGGACAACGTGCCGGTGGTGTCCTGGCTGCTGCTGCACGGCCGAAGCCGGTGCTGTGGTCTGCCGATCAGTCGCCGCTACCCCCTGGTCGAGGCCGGCTCCGCGATGGCGCTGGCCGCTGTCACGGCCTGGATGCTGCACCGCTCGGGCACCGCCGGCTGGCCTCTGGGCGACAATTCCGCGCCGAGCCCCGCCTGGTTGCTCGCCTGGGTGGCGCTGGCCTGGTTCACCCTGGCCGGCATTGCGCTGGCGCTGATCGACATCGACGTGAAGCGGCTGCCCACGGTCATCGTGGTCCCGTCCTGGTGGATCGGTGCCGCACTGCTGGGGGGCGCCGCGCTGCTCGCCGGCAACCGGCCGGCCGCCGTCCGGATGCTGCTCGGTGGGGTGGGCCTGTGGCTGCTCTACCGCCTGCTGCATCAGGTGTACCCCGCCGGGATGGCCTACGGCGACGTCCGGCTGGCGGGCCTGATCGGTGGCTACCTGGCCTGGGTGGGGTGGGGGGCACTGGCCGTGGGCGCCTTCGCGGGCTTCCTGTTCGGTGCCCTGGGTGGGGTGGTGCTCATGGCCGTGCACGGCGGTGGGCTGAAACGGAAGATCCCGTACGGGCCCTACATGTTGGCCGGCACCTGGGTCGGACTGATCTGGGGCGAGCAACTCGCCCACGCCTATCTCAGGCTGACCGGGCTGGGCTGACCGGGCTGGGCTGACCCCACCTCGCGCCGTCCGATTGCGCCGTTCGGGTCGCCGCCGTCCGGGCGACACTGACCCCCCGGCGTCAAGGGCCAAACCCCCTGGGCCGATGGCTCATTCGCGGGATCCGACCGCCGCAGCGCGGGACGCGCAGTGGGATCGAAGGGGTGGGCCATGGCCGGCAAGACCGCCATCGGGCTGGACATCGGGACGTCAGTCGTCCGCGCTGTCGAGCTCTCGTACGGTCGGGGTGGGATCACGCTCGAACGCTTCGGGCAGGTGGTCCTGCCCGAGGGAGCGATCCGGGACGGCGAGGTCGTCGACATCGAGGCCACGAGCCAGTGCCTGCGGCAATTGTGGAAGGCCACCGGGTTCAGTCATCACCGGGTGGTCATCGGGGTGGCCAACCAACGGGTGATCGTGCGCCAGCTCGATCTGCCCTGGATGGAGCGCGAGGAACTGCGCGAGTCGTTGGCCTTCCAGGTGCAGGACTACCTGCCGATCGACGCCAACCAGGCCGTGCTCGACTTCTTCCCGCTGGAGGAGTTGACCGACTCGGCCGGGGCGCGCAAGCTGCGGGGGCTGCTGGTGGCGGCCTCCCGAGACACCGTGTTGGCCAATGTCCGGTGTGCCGAGAAGGCCGGTCTGGACGTGGTCTCGGTCGACCTGACCTCCTTCGCCGTTCTGCGGGCGCTGGGCAAGCAGTCACATGCCGAGGTCGAGACCGAGGCCCTGATCGACGTCGGTGCTCGGGTGACCAACATCGTGGTCTACAGCGGGGGCCTGCCGCGCTTCGTGCGCATCCTGCTGATGGGCGGTCAGGACGTCACCGACGCCATCGCCGAACGTCTCGGCGTCCCACTGGGACATGCGGAGGCGATGAAGCAACAGGTCGCCTTCGCACCCCCCACGGAGGAGACAGCCGCCGTCAGTCGTGTGGTGGACGCCGTCTCGCAGGAGTTCGTCGACGAGGTGCGGGGGTCGCTGGACTACTACGCGGCCTCCAACCCCGGCGCCCCGGTGGAGCGGATCCTGATCTCGGGCGGGGGATCCCGGCTGGCCGGGTTGGTGCCGCGCCTGGGTGCCGCGACCCGGGTTCCGGTGGTCGCGGGTGATCCGATGGCCAACCTGCGCATCGGGCGCACCGGGCTCGATGACAGCCAACTCGACTTCGTCAAGCCGTTGGCCGCCGTGCCGGTCGGACTCGCACTGGGAGCGATCTGATGACGATGACCATGCCCGTGGGGCAGGAGGCCACCGTCACCCGGAACCGGGTGGAGTGGGCCACTGTGCCCCGCGTCAACCTGCTGCCTCCGGAGATCATCGAGAGCCGCCGGTTCCGTCGCATCCAGGGGATCCTGGCCGCTTCGGTGATCGGTGTGGCGCTGATCGGCATCCTCGGCACCTTCTGGGCTCAGCACCAGGTCGGTGTCGCCAACGCCGAACTCGCCGTGGTCGAGGCTCGCACCCAAGAGCTGCACAAGCAGGAAGCGCAATACGCTGAGGTGCCTCGCGTGCTGGCCAAGGTGGACGCCGCCCGCACCGCTCGCGAGACCGCGATGGCCGGTGATGTGCTCTGGTACCGCTTCCTGGACGAGCTGTCGGTCGCGACTCCTGCCTCTGTGTGGCTCGGGACCCTCGACCTCGCCCTGACCGAGGGAACAGCCGGCCAACCGGTCACGGACGCGCTGGCGGCACAGGGGATCGGTGAGATCAGTGTGACCGGCACCGCCAAGCGTTTCCCCGACGTCGCGCAGTGGTTGACCTCGGTGGCCAGCGTCACGGGCATGGATGTGAGCCGGTTGCAGTCGGCCGTCCACACGCAGGATGAACGGACCACCGCGAACATCGACTTCGCCGCCTCGGTGACCGTGAAGCCGGACGCCCTGTCCCACAGGTACGACCGAAAGGCCCGTTGAGATGTTGAGCAGCAAGACATCCCGCTGGACGGCGACCACCGCGTTGCTGTGCGCCGCGATCATGGCGGCCACCTGGTTGCTGCTGATCTCGCCACGCCGAGCCGAGGCTGCCGACATCCGCGCCCAGGCCGAGGAGCGACAGTCGCAGAACGACGCCCTGCAACTCGAGGTGGCACAACTCCGGGCGCAATTCGCCGAGCTCGGCAAGAGCCGGGCCGAACTCGCCCAGATCCAGGCCCAGATGCCGATCAATGCGGCGATGCCGGCCCTGGTTCGCAGCGTGGACGCTGCGGCCACGGCCTCTGGTGTGGACCTGGTGAGCCTGACTCCCGCTGCGGCCAAGACGATGACCCAGCGCCAGGGGGCCGCGTCGACCCCGGCGCCGTCCGCCGGTACCGGTGCCCCGGCTTCCCCGGCAGCCGGCAGCGCCGGTGGCCTGCGGGTGATCGAGCTCCCGGTCACCATCGTGTCCCATGGTGAGTACTTCCAGCAGGTGCTGTTCCTCAAGAAGCTGCAGACCGAGCTGGTTCGCGTCCTGGCCATCAGCAGCCTGCAGATGGCGGTGCAAGAGGCAACCGACGCCGAGGACTCGGCCACCGGCGTGGTCATGACCGTGACCGGACGCGTCTTCGCCCTGCCCGACGCCGCGGCGACCGCGCCGACCACCACGTCCGGCACGTCCGGCTCGACCGGCTCGACCGGCTCGACCGGCTCGACCGGCACGACCGGTTCGACCGGCACGAACACACCGGCGAGTGGCACCGGCGCGAGCTCGACGCCCCAGACCGCCGCGTTGTCCGCCGGCCCCGCGACCCGAGTGGGAGAGCAGTCATGACCGAGAGCCCGACGCCGACCTTTGGTGGTCCGGACCCCGAGGCAGGCCACCAGCTGCCGGCGCCCGAGCCCGAAGCCGCCCCGGCACGCACGATCAAGCCGCTCTACCTGGTCGGTGGCGCGGTGGCGGCACTCGCGCTGCTCGGTGGGGTGGGCTACGCGGTGCTCGCAGCGAGTTCGCAGGAGCCGGCAGCCGTCGCGCAACCGACCATGGCGCCCGGGGCCAGTGTGTCCTCGACCACCCCGAGCCCACTCACGGAGCCGAGCCCCGGAGCCAGCACGCTGGACATCGCGCCGGTCGTCCTGGCCACCCGCGACCCGTTCACCGCCAAGCCCACCGCCGCCACGGGTACGGCCGGCACCGGTACCACCGGGGCCACGGCGAACGACTCGACCACGACGGCCACCGTCACCACGACGTCCACGGCCACCGTCACCGCGACCAAGCGGGTCACCCCCACGGTCACCAAGACGGTGCCCACCACCGTCACGGCCACCCCCACGTATGTCTTCGTCGCCTCGGTGAGCGGGGCGCAGGCGACGTTGGTGGTCAACGGCTCGGTTCCGGTGACCCTCAACGCGGGCGAGAGCACCAGCGGCGTGACCTTCGTGCTGGTCGACCCCGCCAACCCCAGCACCTGCGCCATGGTCGAGCGGACGGGCGCCGCCGGTGGCGGCACCTCGGTCTGCGAGGGCCGGTCGCTTCAGCTGAGCTGAGCAGGGGGCACGAGGGACCCGCCGGGTAGGCACCGGATCGAGCTGCGCGACATGGCAGGATCGAGCCATGCTGCGCTGGTTGACCGCGGGTGAGTCCCACGGACCTGCCCTGATCGGGGTGCTCGAGGGCCTTCCCGCCGGAGTTCACGTCACCACCGGCGACATCGACGCTGCGCTGCAGCGCCGCCGCCTGGGCTACGGCCGCGGCGCGCGGATGGCCTTCGAGGCGGACGCCGTCCGCGTGCTGGGCGGGTTGCGCCACGGGGTGAGCCAGGGTGGGCCACTGGCCATCGAGGTGGGCAACACCGAGTGGCCCAAGTGGCAGACCGTGATGGCGGCCGACCCGGTGGACGACGACCTGCTCGCCGCGCAGGCGCGCAACGCACCGCTCACCCGGCCCCGCCCGGGCCACGCCGACCTGGTCGGCATGCAGAAGTACGGCTTCGACGACGCCCGGCCGATCCTCGAACGCGCCTCGGCCCGCGAGACCGCCACCCGGGTCGCGCTCGGTGCCGTGGCAGAGGCGTTCCTGGCCCAGGCCGCAGGCATCACGTTGGTCTCGCACACCGTCGGGATCGGCCCGGTCGCCGTTCCGCAGGATGCCCCGTGGCCGGTACCGGCCGACACCGCAGCGCTGGACGCCGACCCGATGCGGTGCGCGCACGCTGCCACCAGCGCCGCCATGGTCGCCGAGGTCGACGCCTGCCGTAAGGCCGGTGACACTCTCGGTGGTGTGGTCGAGGTGCTCGCCTACGGTCTGCCCCCGGGCCTGGGCAGCCATGTGCACTGGGACCGCCGGCTCGATGCCCGGCTGGCGGGCGCCCTGATGGGCATTCAGGCGATCAAGGGGGTCGAGGTCGGCGACGGCTTCCTGACGGCGTCGCGGCGCGGCTCGGTCGCTCACGACGAGATCGAGCGCAACGGGGTGGGTCTGGTGCGGCGCACCGGGCGGGCCGGGGGCATCGAGGGCGGCATGTCGACCGGTGACCCGTTGCGGGTCCGGGCGGCGATGAAGCCGATCTCGACGGTGCCCCGCGCCCTGGACACCGTGGACGTCACCACCGGCGAGGCGGCCATCGCGATCAATCAACGCTCCGACGTGTGTGCCGTCCCCGCCGCGGGCGTGGTGGCCCAGGCCATGGTCGCGCTGGTCCTGGCCGATGCCGTGGTGGAGAAGTTCGGCGGTGACTCGGTGGCCGAGACGGCCCGAAACGTGCGTGGTTACCTCGAGTCGTTGCCCGAGCTACTGCGTCCGCAGCACGCGTGAGCGGGTCGAGTGATGCCGCGCTCCCGCGCGGCGTGGTGCTGACGGGATTGCCCGGATCGGGGGCGTCCTCGGTGGCGCGGCTGCTCGCGCAACGGCACGGGCTCCTCGTGCGCGACAGCGACCGGGACGCCGAACGGCTGCTCGGCGCCGAGGTCGCCGACCTCTTCGTGAGCGGGGGCGAGGCGGCGTTTCGTGAGGCCGAGCGGGCCGTGGTGCTCGCAGCATTGGCCGACCTGAGGGCCGGCGCGGTGCCCGGATCGCCGGCCGTGGTCGTCGTCGGCGGCGGAGCACTCGAGCACGAGCAGGTGGCTGCCGCCCTGCGAGGGACCACGGCGGCTGGGGTGGCGCTGGTGTTCCTCGACGTGCTGCTGCCGGATGCTGCGCGACGTCTCGGCTGGCAGACCCAGGCCGTGCCGGCCGGCTTGGGTAGCCCTCGGGCCACCTGGCAGCGGTTGGCGGACCAGCGCCGCGCGCAGTGCCGCGACCTGGCCACCCTCGTGATCAGTACGGATGGGTTCACCATCGAACAGGTCACCGATCTGATCGACGCACAGTTGGAGGAGAGGACGACGTGAAGCGAATCCGGGTCGGGGGCGGCTTTCCGGGGGAGCCGGCCGAGGCAGGTGCCTACGACGTGGTCGTCGGCCACGACCTGCTGGACCAGTTGCCCGCTCTGGTGGCCGGGGCGCAACGGGTGATGGTGCTCTCGGCGGAGGCCGTGTCGGCCACGGCCGACCGCGCCGTCGATCAACTGCGCCAGGCCAGTCACGAGGTCATCGCTCACCGGTTGCCCGATGCCGAGCAGGCCAAGACGGCCCAGGTGCTCACCGACTGCTGGGCGCTCCTGGGCCAGGCCTCGTTCACCCGCTCCGACGCCATCGTGGCCGTCGGCGGGGGAGCGGTGACCGACCTGAGCGGATTCGTCGCGGCCACCTGGCTGCGCGGCGTCCGCGTGGTGCACGTGCCGACCACCCTGCTCGGCATGGTGGACGCCGCGGTGGGCGGCAAGACCGGCATCAACACCGCCGAGGGCAAGAACCTGGTCGGGGCCTTCCATCCTCCCGGCGGGGTGTTGTGCGACCTCGACACCCTGCTCACGCTGCCGCGCGCCGATCTCGTGGCGGGCATGGCCGAGGTGGTGAAGGCCGGGTTCATCGCCGACCCCGCGATCCTGCGTCTGATCGAGACCGACCCGCAGGCCGCGCTGGCCGTCGACGGCGAGGTGCTCGCCGAGTTGGTTCACCGCGCCATCGCGGTGAAGGCCGATGTGGTCACCCAGGACCTCAAGGAGTCCTCGCTGCGCGAGATCCTGAACTACGGGCACACCTTCGGCCATGCCATCGAGCAGGCCTCGGCCTACACCTGGCGTCACGGCGAGGCCGTGGCGGTCGGCATGATGTTCGCCGCCGAGCTGGGCCGGTTGGTGGAGCGCACCTCGCCCGAGCTGGTCACGCGCCACCGGGAGGTGTTGACCTCGTTGGGGTTGCCGACCGGCTACGCCGGGGACGCCGGCTGGGGGGACCTGGTGACCCTGATGGGCCGGGACAAGAAGACGCGCGGCAGCACGCTGCGGTTCGTGGTGCTGGACGACGTGGCGCGCCCGGGCCGGCTGGTCGGCCCCACCGAGGAGCTGCTCGCGCAGGTCTATGAGCAGGTGCGCGCCCGGTAGCATGGGCGGCCGGCCGATTCCGATTCGACGAAGGCAGCGACAGTGGCAACAACGAACGACCTGAAGAACGGCTTGGTGCTCAACATCGACGGCCAGTTGTGGGCCGTGGTGGAGTTCCAGCACGTCAAGCCCGGCAAGGGTGGCGCCTTCGTGCGCACCAAGTTGAAGAACGTGCTGTCCGGCAAGGTCGTGGACCGAACCTTCAACGCCGGCACCAAGGTCGAGACGGCCACCGTCGACAAGCGGGACATGCAGTACCTGTACAAGGACGGCGAGGACTTCGTCTTCATGGACTCCTCGACCTACGACCAGTTGCACATCGGTGCGGCCACGGTCGGGGACGCCGCGAACTTCCTGCTGGAGAACCAGGAGGCGATGGTCGCCGTCCACGAGGGCACCCCGCTCTACGTCGAGCTGCCGACCTCCGTGGTGCTCGAGATCACCTACACCGAGCCCGGCCTGCAGGGCGATCGTTCGACCGGTGGCACCAAGCCCGCCACGGTCGAGACCGGCTACGAGATCGCCGTTCCCCTGTTTCTCGAGACCGGCACCAAGGTCAAGGTCGACACCCGCACCGGGGATTACCTCGGTCGGGTCAGCTGACCCGGTGAGCGCCCGGGGCAAGGCGCGCAAACGCGCTCTGGACGTCCTGTTCGAGGCCGATGTCCGGGGCACGTCCGTGGCGTCCCTGACGGCCGAGCGTTCCGCGGCGACGGCGCCGGCCGGCTACACGGCGCAGATCGTGGAGGGAGTGCTGGCCCGGTCGGCCCGGATCGACGAGCTGCTGTCGACCTACGCCGTGGGCTGGACGCTCGATCGGATGCCCGCCGTGGACCGCGCGATCCTGCGGATCGGGGCGTGGGAACTGCTCTACAACGACGAGGTGCCCGATGCGGTCGCCATCGACGAGGCCGTTCGGCTGGCGACGGAACTGTCGACGGACGACTCGCCGTCCTTCGTCAACGGGCTGCTGGCTCGGTTGCTGGATGTGAAGGCGGGAGCCTGAACCAGGCCCCCAACCGTGAGGGCGGCACGGGCTGTGACAATCGCGCCCGAGACCGCCCTCACCGTGGGTCACTCCTCGGCGGCCACCGCACGCCGGGCGTCGGCGTTGAGCACGCCCCAGGCGATCAGCTGCTCGGCGAGCACGGCCGGCGGCACGTCGTAGATGACGGCCAGCGTGCGCAGATCGTCGGTGCGGATCGAGAGCACCTTGCCGTTGTAGTCACCGCGCTGACCCTGGATCGTCGCCGCATAGCGCGCGAGCGGGCCGGCTTTCTCGGCCGGCACCGACTGGAGCCGCTCGAGGTCGAGCACCAACTTCGGCGGCGGTTCGCTGCTGCCGGTCGGTGCCGCATCGGGCAGCAGGGCTTGGACGGGGACGCCGTAGAAGTCCGCCAGCTCAGCGAGTCGCTGGACGGTCACGGCTCGGTCACCGCGCTCGTAGGAGCCGACGACGACCGCTTTCCAGCGGCCCTCGGACTTCTCCTCGACACCGTGCAGGGACAAACCTTGCTGGG
Proteins encoded in this region:
- the nusB gene encoding transcription antitermination factor NusB, with the protein product MSARGKARKRALDVLFEADVRGTSVASLTAERSAATAPAGYTAQIVEGVLARSARIDELLSTYAVGWTLDRMPAVDRAILRIGAWELLYNDEVPDAVAIDEAVRLATELSTDDSPSFVNGLLARLLDVKAGA
- a CDS encoding shikimate kinase — its product is MSGSSDAALPRGVVLTGLPGSGASSVARLLAQRHGLLVRDSDRDAERLLGAEVADLFVSGGEAAFREAERAVVLAALADLRAGAVPGSPAVVVVGGGALEHEQVAAALRGTTAAGVALVFLDVLLPDAARRLGWQTQAVPAGLGSPRATWQRLADQRRAQCRDLATLVISTDGFTIEQVTDLIDAQLEERTT
- a CDS encoding prepilin peptidase, whose protein sequence is MILLVAVAGVSGLLFGSFLNVVIARVPAGESVVSPASRCPRCGGAIGPRDNVPVVSWLLLHGRSRCCGLPISRRYPLVEAGSAMALAAVTAWMLHRSGTAGWPLGDNSAPSPAWLLAWVALAWFTLAGIALALIDIDVKRLPTVIVVPSWWIGAALLGGAALLAGNRPAAVRMLLGGVGLWLLYRLLHQVYPAGMAYGDVRLAGLIGGYLAWVGWGALAVGAFAGFLFGALGGVVLMAVHGGGLKRKIPYGPYMLAGTWVGLIWGEQLAHAYLRLTGLG
- the efp gene encoding elongation factor P — protein: MATTNDLKNGLVLNIDGQLWAVVEFQHVKPGKGGAFVRTKLKNVLSGKVVDRTFNAGTKVETATVDKRDMQYLYKDGEDFVFMDSSTYDQLHIGAATVGDAANFLLENQEAMVAVHEGTPLYVELPTSVVLEITYTEPGLQGDRSTGGTKPATVETGYEIAVPLFLETGTKVKVDTRTGDYLGRVS
- a CDS encoding 3-dehydroquinate synthase, which gives rise to MRVGGGFPGEPAEAGAYDVVVGHDLLDQLPALVAGAQRVMVLSAEAVSATADRAVDQLRQASHEVIAHRLPDAEQAKTAQVLTDCWALLGQASFTRSDAIVAVGGGAVTDLSGFVAATWLRGVRVVHVPTTLLGMVDAAVGGKTGINTAEGKNLVGAFHPPGGVLCDLDTLLTLPRADLVAGMAEVVKAGFIADPAILRLIETDPQAALAVDGEVLAELVHRAIAVKADVVTQDLKESSLREILNYGHTFGHAIEQASAYTWRHGEAVAVGMMFAAELGRLVERTSPELVTRHREVLTSLGLPTGYAGDAGWGDLVTLMGRDKKTRGSTLRFVVLDDVARPGRLVGPTEELLAQVYEQVRAR
- the pilO gene encoding type 4a pilus biogenesis protein PilO, whose amino-acid sequence is MLSSKTSRWTATTALLCAAIMAATWLLLISPRRAEAADIRAQAEERQSQNDALQLEVAQLRAQFAELGKSRAELAQIQAQMPINAAMPALVRSVDAAATASGVDLVSLTPAAAKTMTQRQGAASTPAPSAGTGAPASPAAGSAGGLRVIELPVTIVSHGEYFQQVLFLKKLQTELVRVLAISSLQMAVQEATDAEDSATGVVMTVTGRVFALPDAAATAPTTTSGTSGSTGSTGSTGSTGTTGSTGTNTPASGTGASSTPQTAALSAGPATRVGEQS
- a CDS encoding PilN domain-containing protein translates to MTMTMPVGQEATVTRNRVEWATVPRVNLLPPEIIESRRFRRIQGILAASVIGVALIGILGTFWAQHQVGVANAELAVVEARTQELHKQEAQYAEVPRVLAKVDAARTARETAMAGDVLWYRFLDELSVATPASVWLGTLDLALTEGTAGQPVTDALAAQGIGEISVTGTAKRFPDVAQWLTSVASVTGMDVSRLQSAVHTQDERTTANIDFAASVTVKPDALSHRYDRKAR
- the pilM gene encoding type IV pilus assembly protein PilM, which encodes MAGKTAIGLDIGTSVVRAVELSYGRGGITLERFGQVVLPEGAIRDGEVVDIEATSQCLRQLWKATGFSHHRVVIGVANQRVIVRQLDLPWMEREELRESLAFQVQDYLPIDANQAVLDFFPLEELTDSAGARKLRGLLVAASRDTVLANVRCAEKAGLDVVSVDLTSFAVLRALGKQSHAEVETEALIDVGARVTNIVVYSGGLPRFVRILLMGGQDVTDAIAERLGVPLGHAEAMKQQVAFAPPTEETAAVSRVVDAVSQEFVDEVRGSLDYYAASNPGAPVERILISGGGSRLAGLVPRLGAATRVPVVAGDPMANLRIGRTGLDDSQLDFVKPLAAVPVGLALGAI
- a CDS encoding transcriptional regulator, with protein sequence MASDYARALGARLRAIRTQQGLSLHGVEEKSEGRWKAVVVGSYERGDRAVTVQRLAELADFYGVPVQALLPDAAPTGSSEPPPKLVLDLERLQSVPAEKAGPLARYAATIQGQRGDYNGKVLSIRTDDLRTLAVIYDVPPAVLAEQLIAWGVLNADARRAVAAEE
- the aroC gene encoding chorismate synthase, producing MLRWLTAGESHGPALIGVLEGLPAGVHVTTGDIDAALQRRRLGYGRGARMAFEADAVRVLGGLRHGVSQGGPLAIEVGNTEWPKWQTVMAADPVDDDLLAAQARNAPLTRPRPGHADLVGMQKYGFDDARPILERASARETATRVALGAVAEAFLAQAAGITLVSHTVGIGPVAVPQDAPWPVPADTAALDADPMRCAHAATSAAMVAEVDACRKAGDTLGGVVEVLAYGLPPGLGSHVHWDRRLDARLAGALMGIQAIKGVEVGDGFLTASRRGSVAHDEIERNGVGLVRRTGRAGGIEGGMSTGDPLRVRAAMKPISTVPRALDTVDVTTGEAAIAINQRSDVCAVPAAGVVAQAMVALVLADAVVEKFGGDSVAETARNVRGYLESLPELLRPQHA